A genome region from Polyodon spathula isolate WHYD16114869_AA chromosome 19, ASM1765450v1, whole genome shotgun sequence includes the following:
- the si:dkeyp-73b11.8 gene encoding BPTI/Kunitz domain-containing protein produces the protein MRGLLVTLFVVLTTLQLSSAVHPDCMLGMDEGQGEGRGFRLFYNKTVDKCLPFSYKGSGGNGNRFITDRMCMSNCSTRAAELYPQGDAACTLKMDFGLCQSHFLMYYYHQEKKKCKTFFYSGCGGNGNRFVDIHTCNSTCAKYIDSTLVDEDDDENINGTDAGLVAGIVFGCLGFVILIAVIVVAVQRNKVDKLQEVTTETGHPLKEELEME, from the exons ATGAGAGGCCTGCTTGTCACCTTGTTTGTAGTTCTAACTACTCTCCAGCTTTCTTCTGCTGTACATCCAG ATTGTATGTTGGGCATGGATGAAGGACAAGGAGAAGGGAGGGGATTCCGTctcttttacaataaaacagtgGATAAGTGCCTGCCTTTTAGCTACAAAGGGTCAGGAGGAAATGGGAACCGATTCATTACTGACAGGATGTGCATGTCAAACTGCTCCACCAGAGCTGCTGAACTCTACCCACAAGGCG atgctgcCTGTACATTGAAAATGGACTTTGGTTTGTGCCAAAGCCATTTCCTAATGTATTACTACCACCAAGAGAAGAAGAAGTGCAAGACCTTCTTTTACTCTGGCTGTGGAGGGAATGGGAACAGGTTTGTTGACATTCACACCTGCAACTCCACCTGTGCCAAATACATTG ATAGCACACTTGTGGACGAAGATGATGATGAAAATATAAACGGAACTGATGCTG GTTTAGTGGCTGGAATTGTGTTTGGATGTCTTGGATTTGTCATTCTAATCGCTGTGATTGTTGTGGCAGTACAAAGGAATAA GGTTGATAAGCTGCAGGAGGTTACAACAGAGACAGGGCATCCATTAAAAGAAGAACTCGAAATGGAATAG